Genomic DNA from Paenibacillus donghaensis:
CTGCCATGTTCGCAGGTAGACAGAAGTTCACAGTAATGCAGCGGCCTGGCCGTCAGCATGGCAATGCCTTTATTGGTGCTGAAATTACGGAGTTATCTTCACCGGAGCGTGTGCCTGCCAAGATATGGAGATCTTCCTCTTTGTCTGGACAGGTAGCTATGGTGACTTTGGAGGAGGCCTGGCAAGATGCTAATCTTGATCAGGCTGATCCAAAGCGCATTGGTCTGGTTATCGGCGGGTCTAATTTACAGCAAAGAGATTTGGTCCAACTGTATGAACGCTATCGTGATAAAGTCTCTTTTGTCCCGCCCTCTTACGGTGTTTCTTTTTTAGACAGTGATTTATGCGGATTGTGCACTCAGCAGTTTGGCATTCAAGGTTTTGCTTATACCGTCGGAGGTGCATCAGCCAGCGGTCAAGTGGCCGTCATTCAGGCGATTCAGGCTGTACAGTCCGGTCAGGTTGATACGTGCATTGCAATGGGTGCAATGCTTGACATTTCCTATTGGGAATGTCAAGCCCTGCAGTCTCTGGGGGCAATGGGTACAGAGCGCTATGCGCACGATCCCGCTAAAGCCTGCCGGCCTTTTGATCAGGGCAGAGACGGCTTCATTTATGGGGAAAACTGCGGTGTTCTTGTCATTGAGCGGGCTGAAACCGCAGCGCTTCGGCAGGCAGCCCGGTATGCCAAGATATCAGGGTGGGCTATGGGCATGGATGCCAACCGAAATCCGAATCCTTCTTATGAAGGAGAAGTTCGTGTGATTAAGGAGGCACTTAAGCACGCAGGACTGTCGGCAAAAGATATCGATTATATCAATCCCCATGGCACAGGATCGCCGGCAGGGGATGATGTGGAACTGCGGGCTTTGCGGGACTGCGGGCTCTCACATGCTTCTATAAACGCGACCAAGTCCTTGATTGGGCACGGATTAAGCGCGGCAGGTACGATAGAGCTCATTGCTACGGTTCTTCAGATGAGAGCTTCGCGTATGCATCCGACCCTGAATCTGATTGAGCCGATCGATCCCTCGTTGAACTGGGTTAGGGAGAAAGAGGCCAGCCGCCTGATTAACCATGCTATCAGCTTAAGTATGGGATTCGGTGGTATGAATACCGCAGTTTGTTTGCAGAAAATCGAATCCGCCGAATAATAAAGGAGAATGAATACCATGGCAGTAGGCATTGAGGCAATGAATATTTTTGGTGGAACAGCTTATCTGGATGTGATGCAGTTAGCCAAGTACCGTGAGTTGGATACAAGCCGGTTTGAAAATTTATTAATGAAGGAAAAAGCGGTGGCGCTTCCGTATGAGGACCCGGTTACATTTGGCGTTAACGCCGCCAAGCCTCTGATCGATTCCTTATCGCCGAGTGATAAGAACCGCATTGAACTGCTGATTACCTGTACGGAATCGGGTATCGATTTGAGTAAATCGATGAGCTCATATATTCACCATTATTTGGGTCTGAGCCGTCATTGCCGGATGTTTGAATTGAAAAACGCATGTTATTCCGGGACAGCCGGATTACAGACAGCAATTCAGTTTATTCTGTCGCAGACATCGCCGGGTGCCAAAGCGCTTGTTATTGCGACTGATATTTCGCGCTTCATGGCAGCGGAGCGAGGCGGCGCTTTGTCGATGGGCGGAGCTTATGCCGAACCGAGCTCGGGTGCGGGGGCTGTCGCCCTGCT
This window encodes:
- a CDS encoding beta-ketoacyl synthase N-terminal-like domain-containing protein, with amino-acid sequence MPNCKPTDLYITGLGVTSSIGQGVGSFSAAMFAGRQKFTVMQRPGRQHGNAFIGAEITELSSPERVPAKIWRSSSLSGQVAMVTLEEAWQDANLDQADPKRIGLVIGGSNLQQRDLVQLYERYRDKVSFVPPSYGVSFLDSDLCGLCTQQFGIQGFAYTVGGASASGQVAVIQAIQAVQSGQVDTCIAMGAMLDISYWECQALQSLGAMGTERYAHDPAKACRPFDQGRDGFIYGENCGVLVIERAETAALRQAARYAKISGWAMGMDANRNPNPSYEGEVRVIKEALKHAGLSAKDIDYINPHGTGSPAGDDVELRALRDCGLSHASINATKSLIGHGLSAAGTIELIATVLQMRASRMHPTLNLIEPIDPSLNWVREKEASRLINHAISLSMGFGGMNTAVCLQKIESAE